ATCCCAAGCGGAAGCTCCAAGAAACCGAGCCCCAAGATGCtcaaaaggagaagaagaagaagaagaaggacaGGAAAGGGGACGATGCAGAAACCGAAACCCACGAAGGAAAAGTGGAACCGCAGCGAAACGATGGCGTTGATGATGGTGAAACGGTGAGAGATGGGCACGTGGTGGTGACCGGTAAGAATGTGGAATCAGCCAAGTATGCGCCGCTGAAGTCGTTCGCCGAGTCGCGGCTGCCCGAGGAGGTTTTGGAGTGCTGCAAGAATTTCCAGAGCCCGTCTCTGATTCAGTCTCGGGCCTGGCCATTCTTATTGGACGATCGTGATTTTATTGGGATTGCAGCGACCGGGTCAGGTAGCCTCATtgattttttgtgtgtttgtgtgaaaTGGGAATTTGGGTTTGTGGGCTTATGATTGTATTTTGTGGAAATTTGGTGTTGTGCGTAGGTAAGACATTGGCATTCGGGGTGCCAGCGATTATGCATGTATTGAACAAGCGAAAGGGGAAGATGTCGAAAGGGCGGTGGCCGCTCTGCCTTGTACTCTCACCAACAAGGGAGCTAGCTCAACAAGTATGTTGCCATTGACCCGTATTGTATTTATGGGCctagtgttgtatgtgcaaTTTGTTTGTGCTATGTGAATCATGCAATGGCATTTCTGTGTTATGTGGTGGATTTGTGTTGAGGATAATGCTTGTTAGGATTTTTGTGGCTGCATAATTCTTTGCTTATATTTGCAGCAGCAAAGAAATTGTTTTCTACTTATAGATTCTCTGCATGATTCTGCAGTATTTAGAATAAAGTGTTAGATTTTTGAActactccctttttttttctttttcttttttttgcttttttgttttcctgGAGAAATTTGTGGGGAAATCTCCTTTCGATCTTTAAGTTTTTTGTATGGATCATTACTTAGGTGTTTGTTCTTTGATGTATTCTGAATATTAGCTATTAGTAAGCTTTACCTTAACACGGGGACATGAAGAATCTGGGAAAATTTATAGAAAtgtgatgatttttattttggaatttttttttaaatgcaatctAGTAGtatgaataaaattttgaaggtaGTAAACATAACTATGAATATATTGAGGATTAAATGAAGAGGCAAAACACTAAAAGTAAATTATAAGCTAATTAAAGGCATGGAGAGGTATTGACTGACCTTTGTCGTCAAATTACTGCATGCTAAGATGGGGCATGTGTAGTGGGTTGACTAGTCCTGAATTGAGTGTAGTCAACTTTGAAAGAGCATGCTATTGGCATTAAGAATTCCATGTGGGACTGGGTAATTGAGTTTCAAGTGACAATATACCATGCATGCCTGGTGATGCTTGGTTGTAAAATGCTTTGAGCAGGGGTCATGCTGTTGagtaatatttttgaaaagtaGACCATATACTATGTCCTAGTTCTGGGTTAAATGCCAACCCGTTTAATCCATTCatcatttcatcttttttcttttattttcttattactTGTGGCTATCATGAACAGTTGCAAACTGTGAACCAACGTGAAGaacaaagatatttttttttttcagtttggaAAAACGAAAATGAAAAGCTGATTGTAGCCACAAAAATTGGGccatgtttgtttgtgtttttattttctgttctcaAGACAAATAcgttaacaaacaactcaaaacacaaaaaccgTTTTCACATGTCACATCAAAGcactttttcaaactaaaaaaaaaaaccctctaaaatgcattaacaaacGTGCCTAAAATTTTAGAACTATATAAACATTTAGAAATGATGCATTGCACATATATGTTGGCAGAGAACATcgcaagaaaataaaattatatgcatTATAAGATGTTAGCATTTCCTTGTTTTATGTCTAGCTACTATTCTGATATTGTGCTATTGTGCTATTTTGCTTATGGTTCCATCTTCTTTCCATCTGTTAGGGGATATTCTATGTGTtgttcagttttattttttatttctctagaAACATAACCAACTATTGGCTTTATGTTCTGGTGGTAGATTTCAGATGTTCTTTGTGATGCTGGGAAACCTTGTGATGTGCAATCAGTTTGTCTGTATGGAGGAACCTCTAAAGGACCTCAAATATCTTCTTTGAAGTCTGGTGTTGTAAGATATTCTGTTCCTCCTTTCTAATTGCATTATCCTGTATTTATATGCCAATTGTAGAAGTCGCATTCTTAATTTACTTTATCCTTTtagttaaatatattttatgttctGCTTGTTTgcatacatttatttatttggaagGATTATGTATCTGCTACATTTTCTAATAATTTGGTcatgtttgtctttttatttacaCTCAGGACATTGTCATTGGAACGCCTGGTCGTTTAAAGGATCTGATTGAAATGGGCGTGTGCGTCCTTAAGGAGGTATCTTTTGTGGtaagttctttattttttggagGAATACCTGGCTTTTAATTCTTATTTCTTGATGTGTTTAACAATCAAATGCTGGTTATTACAATTTTGATCAGTTAATTTCTGCCTATTTTTCTAATGGTAATAAAACAGTTGCAGTATGATGGAATTGTCTTGCCTTTTCAATTGCACATCAGTTTCTTGGGAAAATCCAATTCCTCAAAAACATATTGTCGACTATAGTAATTTTGTCAATGACCTTCATCCAAATGGCAATGTTGGTTATCAAAAAGttgaggtcattagttcgaatctcccatTTCCCATTCCCTTTGGACAATATAACAAACCAAGAATTTCTTGGACCTGATGATATGTCACCGTCTCCTGTCTACTTTTAGAGGCTTCATCATGGAGTTATTTAAAGGGGTTTTATTGCTTGCTTCCCCAATTATTTGGAGAACATTGAGGACTAGACCGTATGTCAGGGGAAAATGTGACAACCTTTCATGGTAATCCGATTTAGGCCATATAAGAAAGGTCAGGTGATACTAATAGAAGAGGGTGCACACAATAATGGTATTTAAAAAGCCTTGTTTCTATTTAGCCCATTGCAAGTGCTTATTTTAATCCACATCACTTTCCAGATCGAGTGGCCATTTCTTAAAATGCTTCATCAATTGCTGCAAACTTGAGATTTCCATACGCAGTCAAGTCTAAATGGTCACCTATCTCCAATAGCTATTCCTTTTTCCATTTGATCctaataaattcatttttgCAGAAGGGAGTTCATTtttccctccctccctccctgcTAGAGCTcaagtaactttttttttttttttaataactataCTACTTAGGAGAATCCACAGCACCCTAGATGTTAAGAGTGAGCATCTCACAGACAAGGTCCACAAGAACCATTTTCTGAGAAAAAGATAATAGAATCTTAAAAGTACTGCCTGTAGCCTGTTAGATATTCTCTCAAACATGAGTAACCTGTATTTCTCATGATAACATCTCACCACCCGAgctttacctatcaaaaaaaaaacatctcacCACCCTAGCTCATttaacttatataaaaaaaattaaaaaaaaaaaaaaaaaaaaaatctctccacCCAAGCTGTGTCATTTCCTTCCTGAAAAAAACCCATGCTTTTGTGTGGGTTCTTGTGTCATCTTCATTTGGATGCTAGTAGGTTCACACTGTTGCAAATGTACACCAAACAGAGACACTAAGAAAACTctgaaagtaaaaaattatatttttttattctttttaccTTGTTTTTTCCCATAACTTTGAGATCACCAAGTACCTCTTTGTCGTTGAACTTGCAACTATCATAATTGCCTTATCATACCTAAGTTTTAGTATGGATGAGACACATGAAAAAAATTCAGGTTTTGATGTATTTTctttatatggaatatattaGTTTCAATTTGTGCTCTTACCAAAAATGACTATCAATATTCCGTAGGTTCTTGATGAAGCAGACCGAATGCTTGACATGGGATTTGAGCAAGAAGTTCGTTCTATATTGGGCCAGACCTGTTCTGGTATGTAACATGTTAACAAAAAGTTTATTCTTTCTCTATGTTTCTTAgaagcaattttttttgaacttatttgtttatttatatattctttctaTTTCTGAACTCTAATCTACTCTTAGGTTTGctcaattattattaataagTAGCTTCAATATCTGATATTCTGAACATTGGCTAGGTTTCTGCCTCCTATAGCCCAAGAATGTTAATGAGGTTCTACTGAGATTTTGATACCTGATACTGGTATTCCAAGATTTTGATACCCAAAGTGGGTCACAAGGTGACCCTCAAAgtgggtcacaagtgacccgccgcgggtcacttgtgacccatCGTGGGTCGCAGACCCTCCGTTGGGTCACAAAGACCCATGGTgggtcaccaaggtgacccacaatgggtctttttttatttttccaaattattttttaaaaataataaaattttatttttttaataaaaaatgagggtattttaggaatttcacacccttccgttaggatttcacagaaaatcttaacggaatGGGGTATTTGGAACGAAACgaaagttcgatacaccaaaATGAGAGACtttaaactttggaggggtgtttgcaaaaggcgcGTAAGTTTATGgggagtaagtgaagttttctccttctttttttttttttataaataatgtatattcaaaCAATGCGCAAAGGGGCACAACCCAtctttgtatactccctgtgtattAAGGTTGCACCTCTTTGCgctttattaatgatatgaaattacttatcaaaaaacaaatcGTTACTATCGTATGCTAATCTTTCAAGAATTATTGTATTGTCTTGTCCAAATCATATCACATCCATGTTCCATGTTGGTATTGATGCTTCTTCGGTCCAAAGTGCAGAGTTTAAATAGTGATTAATCTAATTCTCCATGTCCGATAATGTAGTCTCTATAAGTTCTAGTTTATTTTACTTACCAAAAGAACTTCTAGTTATCAGCTTGTTTAGACAATCAATTATAATTATTCACTTATGGCTAATGTTTGTTCGTGTTTGCTTTTCCCCTAAATGTAACTGAATAATTTCTTATTGCTTCATGTTGTGGAAGTACCTGAACTATTCTGGttatctacaatttttttaaatgtaaaagaTTGGAATGATTATATAATTTGTTGCGGTGAGTTATCTATGTACATGAGGAACCGAAGggaattttagatttttatggTTGTTTCAACTTATGGTAGATAATTCTCTATTGTCACTTAAAGTACAAGTTGATGTAAAATTATAAGGCGCCTTGAGATAATTGATCTATGAGGAACATGTTGAATTGATGTTTTgagaattttctgacatgggACAGACTTTGAAAATTGCCTGCAGTTTCTTATACTTTAGGCTTTAGATTCTGCAAACTAGTGGTTTTAGGGCTTGGGATTGTAAATTGAGTGATGCAACCATGGAAGATTAATTTGCTGTTATTTTGCAGCTTTATTGATTTGAAGATTTATTTTCTGGTTCACATGGATTATCAAATTGGATCAAGCCTTATATGGTTTTGGATGTCAAGTCTTTGGAGTCTACGACCAAAATAGTTTTTGATTGTGTTATTATTTCATAAGTGATGGTTAGTTTTGTAATCAAGGGTAGATATATACTATTTTGCTATTCCTTCGACGTATGGTTTATTGGTAACTGAGTGGTGTGAAACATTCCAAGAGTTTCTAACTGCCTTGGGTTTATTTCTTCTGTGTTCAAGTTAGTCTTTATTTAGCTTTTATTAGGCCTTTGGCTTATGGGTGAAATTAGGAGTCCTAAGGTTACCACTACGATAAGTGAGTTCTTATATGTCTTCAATGTATTCAAAGAATAGCCAGAGATTTTGGTAATGAAATATTGAGTATTTGGTTATTGGAGGTATGCATGACTAGagcattctctctctctctctctctctcttctttgttgCACATCAGTACTGTTCAGTAGTGCTATTCTGTATTCACAGCTCCTGAGCAGCCACAGTACTCTTATTTTCCCTTTCTTATACAACCTGAAATCTGATCCCGTCTCCTATACTCTTTGAATccttaaaatcttaaaaaaattcaaccttTTAAATTGCAAAGCCCAACCTTTTATTGCTGTTGGAAAACTCTAGCAAGTTGTTTTTCTAAGTTCCAGATTCTTTCGTCCATTAAAATTCAATCTGTAAACCCTAACCCGTTCTTCTAAGATCCTAGATCCACATGTTCTTCTAATCCTATGCCCATCACAAGGACAGTAGTTAGGTTGTCCATAATCTGTCCTAGGTCAATTTAGAGCTCTTAGTCCGAGTATGGTCAGAAAAGATAGGTTTGAAAGGCCAATAAAGGATTCTTGAAAAAGACAGGTTTGCATGAGTGAGGAAATGTTGCAGGTGGTGAGGCATGATCTTCATGTAATTTCAAAATTCGGAGAGGCTAACTGCCCAGAAACCCCTGCTTAAGGAAAGATTATGGAGTGGGCCAAAGCCTGAATTGTCATATGGACAGGGATTTGGATCTTACGTGGCTCAGACTACATGGGCTTTTAACATTGGAAATAGCAGATCAACAGCTGACCAAAGCAGCCCAGTTCAGAATCGTCTGATACTGGGCACATTAATGATTTGATTCGATCATGATCCTTCGAATATGGCAGTATCAATGGAGCTTTTTGTCTGCCTGATGTGCTGGCCTTTTGCTGACATCTTCTGGATTCATGGTGCCATTACATTTAATGGGTTTGAGTTGAATTTGATGTCGCTGATAGTAAAGCAAAAAATCCTACCTTCAATGTAAATTACTCGCAACATGCACCATAAATACATGAATTTAGTTGAGAGGCCCCTTCTTTAAGCCTTGGCTTTCACTTAATTACCTCTCATATACATTGGGTTTTGGTAGAACATGCCTGATGAATCCCTCCCATTGGATGGGTATCTAAAGCAAATCAAATATGCAGAAGTCTATGTTTTGTACTCATCATTATGGGGCATGATTATCTTCTAATTTAAGTCGTATAGTTATTTGTGCATTTTGTTTGATTCTATTCTCAGTCTGGATGAATTACTTTTGtagcttccttttttttattttattttttcagacaagagctatatatattttttaaattatgtgcAGCTCGCCAAATGGTAATGTTCAGTGCTACCTGGCCCCTGTTAGTTCATCAATTAGCTCAGGAGTTCATGGATCCTAATCCGGTTAAGGTGTTAATCTTCGTTCATGGTGACCTTTGAGCAGTTTCTTATCACTATCTCTGAAGTAAAACTGAATGTTGTTTCAGGTTGTTGTAGGTTCAGAGGATTTATCTGCCAACCATGATGTAATGCAGATAGTGGAGGTATAAATTCTCAATAACATATAAGTGACCTGTGTAACCAttaaatatgtgtgtgtgtattcaTTTTCATCCATTAACAGACTTCCGTTAACATATGTAGGTTTTGGATGATCGTTCACGTGATCAGCGTTTGGTTGCTCTGCTAGAAAAATACCACAAATCCCAACGGTATTGACCGCTGCTCAGTTAGATTTGTTTCCCCTTCATTTTGATTTATCTGATAAATTTGTACATTCATGCCTGGCCCAATTGAACCCTGGAGGATTATACCATTGATTTAGATGAATGCATTGTGTACCTATGTTACACAGGAAAAACCTTGAATTCTGTGGACTTCTGTATAATGTCTTTTAATATCTCGTTGTGGTATATCCTCCTAATACGTTTCTATTTTGTCAGGAATAGAGTATTGGTTTTTGTCTTGTACAAGTTGGAAGCGAAACGTGTTGAAAATATGCTGCAAGAAGGGTAAGTTCCTGTTAGCCTGACATATAGTTTTTACTTTGTTAACCAAGGCGACTATTCTGGCTATGGCTCTAAGCTGCTGAAGATAAAATGAAAAGGTACTGATGATTTCTGACCTGATGTTTCTAGTGGTTGGAAGGCTGTTTCAATACATGGTGACAAAGCACAAAATGAACGTACAAAAGCACTATCATTATTCAAGAAGGGGAGCTGCCCTTTAATGGTGAGATGTATTTtagtatttcattttttaagtgtttcTCACTCATTCATGCACGCCACACACAGAGACTCAATTTAGCATGGTGCATAATTACTTTGAAATTTTGAGTAAAGAATGTGCGAGGGACTGTTGGAAATAAAGGACTATGATCCTTTTAGACCATCTACATTATTGAGTGACATGAAAAATGGCAAAGAGTGGACTCGAGTGTGAAAAAGTGAACTggaataagccaaaaaaaaagaaattttatatatgtattttctgGGAAACATTTGTATTGTTGTatctatctatttatttattctttttcaaattgaattatGGGGTTCCAAGTTTGCCTCCCCTTCTTAGGATCATCTAGTAAGCCATATAGTATAAGAATGATTAGGATCATCTATAATTGTATGTCTTGGGATTTTGCATGTTCTGGGATCCCATCTATGATTAGAATTTGTATGGTTAGTTGCTATTTTGGTTTCATCATTTGTAACTGtagctatttattttcttttttctttctcctaaaAGTGTAGACTCAATTGAGACTTGTAATTTAAGAATTGTTATGTATTTTCCCAGTTTCATTGAAGTTTATGACTGGACTTTGCACAATAAGCAACAGCTGCAAACCTTGATTTCTTTCAGAACCCTGATTTCATAATTCTCGTCCATTTTAATAGTTCTGTGGCAACTGTTAACTTCAGTGTACTGGATTTGAAAGACCATGCATTATGCTTCTTGGACTTTCGGagtttcttaaaattttgaaaacaacaaataaaaaagttagaaaagaaaatgattgaaatGTAGGAAGCTAACTCTGAACAGAAATCTAACTCTGAAGTGTAGGAAACTAACATAGAACATTCATAAGTGGAGGAAACTAACTCTGAACAGAAATCTTCTAGACGTATTATGCTATAGTTGGCAGCTTCTTTAGTAACTGATTCATCTGAGACCATACATGTGCAGATAGCTACTGATGTGGCTGCTCGGGGATTGGATATTCCAGATGTTGAAGTAGTTATCAACTATAGTTTTCCTCTCACCACGGAGGATTATGTCCACAGAATTGGGCGGACTGGACGGGCTGGTAAGAAGGGTGTAGCTCATACATTCTTCACGCAGCAGAACAAGGTAGTTTTTGTTGGTCAATATCTTGGTAATCTGATGTTTAGCTAATTAATTCTCGTTTTCTTTATCTCAAGTACTAATGGCACTATTTCAGGGACTTGCGGGAGAGCTGGTGAATGTTCTCAGAGAAGCTGGGCAAATTGTGCCAGAAGCCCTTATGAAATTTGGCACTCATGTAAAGAAGAAGGTGtatatctattttctttttatcatttggcCCCCAAGTATTAGGCACTTGTGTTCACTGTTCACTGTTCACATTCATGTCCATATGGTTGGAGTTTTCCCTCCATTCTTTAGGTGTTCCTGCTTTTGTGCTTATTGTCTGTGCACATGCACAGTGCctgtgtgtgtgcatgtgagATGTAGGGGTGGCAATTCATGTTCCTATGTCAAGTTCGGGCCGTGTTGAGAcataagtataagactatacAGTTTAATCCTAACCCAATCCATTTAATTTAATGGGTCGGTCCCCTTTAACCCCAACacactaatttcatgttgggtttgtatcaagtttacagattgtgtcaaaaattaccaacCTTAGATAGATGTTTTAAGCACTGCATTTCTTTTACCTCTTCCGAACTATTTTAATAATGTCTGTTGCAATACAGGAGTCCAAGCTTTACGGGGCTCACTTCAAGGAAATTCCTATAGATGCTCCCAAGTCTAAAAAGATCACATTTGACAACTCTGATGATGATGACTGAATCATGTGGCAATCCAAACTCAATTCTTCCATTGCCATGGATGCTAGGAGATTTAGAGCTGATTGTGGATTATGGCCTCTGTGGATAGGCCATAATCCTTCTCATCTGTAAGTTATTGTTTTTCTCACACCTCTTTGTGGAGAAACACATTTGTTGCTACGGGCCGactattaaattatattaattctttttcatttccttcTTCCTATTCTCtaatggaatttatttttattttttttttaataaacatagtgtttcttttaatttctttgagcATTAGTTGTGCAATTGCTGTAATATTACAACACTCTCTTGGTGACGGCTTGTGGGTCAATATTTAACACTTTGCTGAATGATCCATGCCTacattgtttttgtttcttctatGTATTTCTGGTATATTTGAAGAGCACAAAAGATTGTCCAGCCAAAATTTCCCTTTGAGGTACTGAGCTTGAAAGAAACATGGGTAAAAATGCATTCAAAGCTCTTACATAATTCTTTAAGACCCATAGATATTTTCTGTCTCCCTAATTTGGGGTTGTATACTTATGCATACATACTTGGGTTTTGCCCTTTTGCGCTTTCTAATAAGATGATTTACTTTGTATTAAGAAAAGGGCGAAACTTATCTCTCAAAACTACCGCACAATTTTCAAtccctaaactttaaaagtttgcaatgtgAGGTTCTAATCTTTTAACCTCTCTTTTATTTACTTCCTACCGTTTAAATTTTTCGTTAACTTAGATGTCTAAAATGTAAAATGTCCATTATActtctaaaatttataaaaatacaactaatgccttagtttttttaaaaaataaatgaaattcgaaacaaaaaacataaataaaggaTGATGGCCTTgggaaatttttattattattattttttcacttgttttgttatttaaaaaataataaaaataataagaataataaaaataaattagaaagtGGGTATGAatgtatgatatttttgttatttttgcttcATCCCttaggatttaacggaaaatcttaTCCAGAGGTAATCAAAGGATTTGGAAGATGAGAATTCCATATTATAGGGTTTGTAGCAGTGATGCTAACATCCGTTGACACTGCCAAATTGCCCACGTAGAGTGAGCattaaaaaaagtttgagtACCAATTAACGTTGTTTTAATAATCTAATCTTCTTGCTAATGACAAAAGCTATAAGATTAGATTAATTTCTGTACATTATTAATAAAAGGAAACCTCTTTATTTGGTAAGCGTGGCACTTTGAGTTGACAATTGAGATCagtttttttaaggttttatcatggattgagatcccctccaattactcaaaattggaGAATTTTATGTTACGAAATCGTGGCTCTttattttaaatccaatggtctataaaatgtcagctgcttttgtataatcgaggtattaaattttgattttaagttggCTTTTATTTTaccgaggtttaaatgattttatggaccattagatttaaaatgaagggtcacgatttcgtaacatgagaatctccaatttcaaGTTTTAAGGGGATCTCAATCCGATCTTCTCCTTCGCAAGGTCAACAAGGAGGCCCATAGAGAGTGGGGAAAATAAACAAGGAATTTTCagcatcttttattttatgcattatTATGGCCAACACTGATTTGACATATCAAAATCGATGATCATTCTAgtcaattattgaaattttttaatgatttaatgatttTGTTACAATATTCTTCAGGAATTCTCAATCTTTTGGTAACAAAATGGATATTTATAATCTGCAAATAACATGTTTGGTATATGctctctttaatatttttacttatttataatAGTTCGCTTGAATACCTTAGAAACAAGAAGATTGGACTCGTTTGACAACGTTTTTTAGaatagtttttcattttttagtaaaaaaagttaaaagtgttaacaaacaactcaaaacacaaaacacttaaacTCTTATATTTTCCAGCCGCCTTCACAGGCggtgtttttttcttgtttgctAAGATGCAATATGAATCAGAATGAAAGTAAACAATTAATGTTTGAAGTTTTCAAATTGGCATCATTGGAATTGCCTTTACTTGTGAAACATAAGTACTCAAACATCATTCAAAGAAGATGAAGACACCATGAAATTTCGGTTCTTTAAGTTAAGTTGGTCAAAATCTGTGAGTCAACAATTTTATGTAAAAAGAAGACTCGATAATTTGGGATTCAAGATAAGTCAGATTAAGCAGAACAGATGAAGAAGATTGAGTGTCAAAAAGGGAATCCAGAATAGATCTGGAAATTTTAACCAGTTTGCAATTGGGTTGGAAAGAAGTGTGCAGCATGGCAATTGATCACCAAGGGGATGAAATAGAGAAGTTACAAGGTAATGATTcatttgataaaactttttagagggtgttttttatttttggttgaaacGGCGttttgatgtaatgtaaaagtgaaagtaattttgaatattttatgtttgaCGTTATTTcttaatgcttttattttttttctttctaaaaaacaTCCGTAAAAAGCGTTGACAAACGATGCCGATATTGTTTCTTAAGAAACTTTAATTTGAAGCAGTCTGGAGAACAAGTAACGAATTCATTGACCAGTTCAGTGGGTTGAAGAAAGGATGAAAATGATTATTTATTGGGCAACTTGAGCATTTCCTCAACTACAACCTGAACCAGTTGGTCATAGATCTCCCCAACACTAGAATGGTTATTATAATAGAATAGCAACCCAAAATTCAGACAAAAACCTCATCTCCAATTACCCTTGTTTCTCCACcgaagaaacagaaaaagagaaaattgaggTGTTTGTTTAGCCTTGTTTCTTTACAGTCTCAAAACACACAAAGGCTAGTTTGAGGAAAACTGAGAAGCAATGGCTGAAATTGCAGTTACCTATGTACTTGACAAGCTGGTGGCCTTGATAGAAGAAGAGGTGCAACTACTGAGGGGGGTCAAGGAAGAAATTGTGTGGATTGCAGATGAACTGGCACACATCAAGGCCTTCCTAAGAGTTGCTGATGAAAGGGAAGAGAGGAGTCCTGAACTTGGCGCGTGGGTTAAGCATGTGAGAGATGTGGCTTATGATATTGAAGATGTTCTTGATGAATACAGCCTTGTATTCACACATCCTTCTGGGTATGATTTTCATGCTTCTCTTAGTAAAATTGTTTCCTCCGTGAGGAATTTGAAAGCTCGCCGTCGTATTGCTTCCGAAATACAACACATCAAAATCAGATTTGTAGGTATCTTGGAAGGACATCACAGATTCCAGGGTGAAACTACAATAGTTGACACAAAAATTGCTGCAAATACATATCATGACCGCCGGCAGGATGCCCTTCTGATAGAAGAAGCTGACCTGGTGGGGATTGAAATGCCCAAAAGGCAGCTGATCAGCTGGCTTATCCGGGATGATAGCGGACGCGAAGTGGTTTCGGTGGTTGGCATGGGAGGTTTGGGGAAGACCACCCTGGTAAAGAAAGTATATGATGATGCACAAGTGAAGCTG
This genomic interval from Corylus avellana chromosome ca3, CavTom2PMs-1.0 contains the following:
- the LOC132176186 gene encoding DEAD-box ATP-dependent RNA helicase 5, whose product is MGRKLKDYTTAEPEPAQESSPNPEMKAEKKKKKKHKDKDEANPKRKLQETEPQDAQKEKKKKKKDRKGDDAETETHEGKVEPQRNDGVDDGETVRDGHVVVTGKNVESAKYAPLKSFAESRLPEEVLECCKNFQSPSLIQSRAWPFLLDDRDFIGIAATGSGKTLAFGVPAIMHVLNKRKGKMSKGRWPLCLVLSPTRELAQQISDVLCDAGKPCDVQSVCLYGGTSKGPQISSLKSGVDIVIGTPGRLKDLIEMGVCVLKEVSFVVLDEADRMLDMGFEQEVRSILGQTCSARQMVMFSATWPLLVHQLAQEFMDPNPVKVVVGSEDLSANHDVMQIVEVLDDRSRDQRLVALLEKYHKSQRNRVLVFVLYKLEAKRVENMLQEGGWKAVSIHGDKAQNERTKALSLFKKGSCPLMIATDVAARGLDIPDVEVVINYSFPLTTEDYVHRIGRTGRAGKKGVAHTFFTQQNKGLAGELVNVLREAGQIVPEALMKFGTHVKKKESKLYGAHFKEIPIDAPKSKKITFDNSDDDD